Proteins co-encoded in one Candidatus Polarisedimenticolaceae bacterium genomic window:
- a CDS encoding DNA translocase FtsK 4TM domain-containing protein — protein sequence MDVTFAKWRKKRWFDEVAGLLLLLFAVLATCALASYHGTDATWFQRQPDLHRAANWIGRVGATLAELLLQLLGTASFLVPVVLAITGWNRFRGRSVAASYGRLLGLVALLVALATLLDLLYGRIVYGGEGFGAGGYVGARLAGALSDLMNPLGAMLTAGTFLAATIVLTTRFSFARTAEKVGAGMGARVENGLALWKARREAKHKEQQKRAVEKKHAKSASAREKVPDPTMPPGRRPAIPLAEDREDFDLPPRPAPPSAPPKVTTRAAAPTKKEAPAKQATLLEAAPAGGYSLPPLELLNEPKPQEGESEQDLLARAQIIADKFREFAVDGKVVAIHPGPVVTTFEYAPEAGVRYSKIVGLVDDLCMGLKAESIRIDRIPGRSTVGIEVPNRHQEVIFPRELLASDKYRASKSKLTMAFGKDINGEVFTAELERMPHLLIAGATGAGKSVGLNGMITSILYKATPADVRFIMIDTKMIELGMYAEIPHLLIPVVTDPKHASTALKWAVREMEQRYKKLASIGVRNIDQFNHALAETPSRTMKDERTGEEKALSPLPFIVIVIDEMADLMMVSSADVEESIMRLAQMARAVGIHLILATQRPSVDVITGTIKANFPARIAYRVSQRVDSRTIIDQQGAEHLIGRGDMLFLPSGSARLSRLHSGYITEPELNRIVAFLKKQAKPVYDESVLKDPEEEKSGTFDAGDRDTMYVEAVRLVLQEGMCSITLIQRRMRLGYARAARIVDMMEQEGIIGPADGSKPRELLVGSEILETLA from the coding sequence ATGGACGTGACGTTCGCCAAGTGGCGCAAGAAGCGCTGGTTCGACGAGGTCGCCGGCCTCCTCCTGCTCCTGTTCGCCGTGCTCGCGACCTGCGCGCTCGCCAGTTACCACGGGACCGACGCGACCTGGTTCCAGCGGCAGCCGGATCTCCACCGGGCGGCCAACTGGATCGGCCGGGTCGGCGCCACGCTCGCCGAGCTGCTGCTCCAGCTCCTCGGCACGGCGTCGTTCCTGGTCCCGGTCGTCCTCGCGATCACCGGCTGGAACCGCTTCCGTGGGCGGAGCGTCGCCGCCTCGTACGGGCGCCTCCTCGGCCTCGTCGCGCTCCTGGTCGCGCTCGCGACCCTCCTCGACCTCCTTTACGGAAGGATCGTCTACGGCGGAGAGGGGTTCGGCGCGGGCGGCTACGTCGGCGCACGCCTCGCCGGCGCGCTCTCGGATCTCATGAACCCGCTCGGCGCGATGCTCACCGCGGGGACGTTCCTCGCCGCGACGATCGTCCTCACGACACGCTTCTCGTTCGCCCGGACCGCCGAAAAGGTCGGGGCCGGCATGGGCGCACGCGTCGAGAACGGACTCGCGCTCTGGAAGGCGCGGCGGGAGGCCAAACACAAGGAGCAGCAGAAGCGCGCCGTCGAGAAGAAGCACGCGAAGTCGGCGAGCGCGAGAGAGAAGGTCCCCGATCCCACGATGCCGCCGGGGAGGCGCCCCGCGATCCCCCTCGCCGAGGACCGCGAGGACTTCGATCTCCCTCCGCGGCCCGCGCCGCCCTCGGCCCCTCCCAAGGTCACCACGCGCGCGGCAGCCCCCACCAAGAAGGAAGCTCCCGCGAAGCAGGCGACGCTGCTCGAGGCGGCGCCGGCGGGCGGCTACAGCCTGCCGCCGCTCGAGCTCCTGAACGAGCCGAAGCCCCAGGAGGGAGAGAGCGAGCAAGACCTCCTCGCGCGCGCGCAGATCATCGCCGACAAGTTCCGCGAGTTCGCGGTCGACGGGAAAGTCGTCGCGATTCACCCCGGTCCCGTGGTGACGACGTTCGAGTACGCGCCGGAGGCTGGCGTCCGGTATTCGAAGATCGTCGGCCTCGTCGACGACCTGTGCATGGGCCTGAAGGCGGAGTCGATCCGCATCGACCGGATCCCGGGCCGTTCGACCGTCGGCATCGAGGTGCCGAACCGCCACCAGGAGGTGATCTTCCCGCGCGAGCTGCTCGCCTCCGACAAGTACCGCGCGTCGAAGTCGAAGCTGACGATGGCGTTCGGCAAGGACATCAACGGCGAGGTCTTCACCGCGGAGCTCGAGCGGATGCCCCATCTTCTCATCGCGGGCGCGACGGGCGCGGGCAAGTCGGTCGGCTTGAACGGGATGATCACGAGCATCCTCTACAAGGCGACGCCGGCCGACGTCCGCTTCATCATGATCGACACGAAGATGATCGAGCTGGGGATGTACGCGGAGATCCCCCACCTCCTCATCCCCGTCGTCACCGATCCCAAGCACGCGTCGACCGCGCTCAAGTGGGCCGTGCGCGAGATGGAGCAGCGCTACAAGAAGCTCGCCTCCATCGGCGTTCGCAACATCGACCAGTTCAACCACGCGCTCGCGGAGACGCCGAGCCGCACGATGAAGGACGAGCGCACCGGCGAGGAGAAGGCGCTCTCCCCGCTCCCCTTCATCGTCATCGTCATCGACGAGATGGCCGACCTCATGATGGTCTCCTCCGCGGACGTCGAGGAGTCGATCATGCGCCTCGCGCAGATGGCGCGTGCCGTCGGGATTCACCTCATCCTCGCGACCCAGCGGCCGTCGGTCGACGTCATCACCGGGACGATCAAGGCGAACTTCCCCGCGCGCATCGCGTACCGCGTCAGCCAGCGCGTCGACTCGCGGACGATCATCGACCAGCAGGGCGCCGAGCACCTGATCGGCCGGGGCGACATGCTGTTCCTGCCCTCGGGCTCGGCGCGCCTTTCGCGCCTCCACTCCGGCTACATCACCGAGCCCGAATTGAACCGGATCGTCGCCTTTCTGAAGAAGCAGGCGAAGCCGGTCTACGACGAGTCGGTCTTGAAGGACCCGGAGGAGGAGAAGTCGGGCACCTTCGACGCCGGCGACCGCGACACGATGTACGTGGAAGCCGTCCGGCTCGTCCTCCAGGAAGGGATGTGCTCGATCACCCTCATCCAGCGCCGCATGCGCCTCGGCTACGCGCGGGCCGCGCGCATCGTCGACATGATGGAACAGGAGGGGATCATCGGCCCCGCCGACGGCAGCAAGCCGCGTGAGCTCTTGGTCGGCTCCGAGATCCTCGAAACGCTCGCGTGA
- a CDS encoding tetratricopeptide repeat protein yields the protein MKLRPLLLLLGAVLLTHLPLLRAGYVQDDHVAVEAAHGTGGILESSYWEGLKGADRSLWRPVTVATYAAERAVFETPFPAASHAINLVLHAAVGLLLFSIARALGFGETASLLGALLFAVTPAKSEAVANVVGRAEILAALFTLAAVRLALSRPSRPAAWGAGLAVLLACASKETGFAALPLVALALLVSRARGRDLAGMLLPSVLAVVVVAIARTHALESFFPPQTIPVMDNPLVAETAMRRLATALGLVARYARIVLFPWHLSNDYSGASIAIETSFLAFRPLVGIALPVAGLVLALRGRRSALLVAVVLLPYLLVGNLLVPVGAIMAERFLYLPVAGLALLAAALLDRWDGRAAPGVTGVLVAFLAVHMFARAIEWRSDATIFAATERNNPGSPRAPYWLGSIAEERGDMDAASRELDKAIRNWPAFAPAWLDKGLVLARRGRLDEARGAFAEAVRLEPQWAQAHLDLALALHRAGDPTSALKAARKATLADPADAKAWAEAGHLFYETEDFAGAAAAYRHAVDLGRSDLAARLRDAASRR from the coding sequence GTGAAGCTCCGCCCGCTTCTGCTCCTCCTCGGGGCGGTGCTCCTGACCCATCTTCCCCTGCTCCGCGCCGGCTACGTCCAGGACGATCACGTCGCCGTCGAGGCGGCGCACGGCACCGGCGGCATCCTCGAATCGTCGTACTGGGAAGGGCTCAAGGGCGCAGACCGCTCGCTCTGGCGACCGGTCACCGTCGCGACGTACGCCGCCGAGCGCGCGGTCTTCGAGACTCCGTTCCCGGCGGCCTCTCACGCGATCAACCTCGTCCTCCACGCCGCGGTCGGCCTCCTCCTCTTCTCGATCGCGCGGGCGCTCGGCTTCGGCGAGACCGCCTCGCTCCTCGGCGCGCTCCTCTTCGCGGTGACGCCTGCGAAATCGGAGGCCGTCGCGAACGTCGTCGGGCGCGCGGAGATCCTGGCTGCGCTTTTCACGCTCGCCGCCGTGCGGCTCGCCCTCTCCCGTCCCTCTCGCCCGGCCGCCTGGGGCGCCGGGCTCGCCGTCCTCCTCGCGTGCGCGTCGAAGGAGACGGGGTTCGCTGCGCTTCCTCTCGTGGCTCTTGCGCTCCTCGTCTCGCGAGCGCGCGGACGCGACCTCGCGGGCATGCTCCTCCCGTCGGTCCTGGCCGTCGTCGTCGTCGCGATCGCGCGGACGCACGCGCTCGAGTCGTTCTTCCCGCCTCAGACGATCCCGGTGATGGACAACCCGCTCGTCGCCGAGACCGCCATGCGCAGGCTCGCGACCGCGCTCGGGCTCGTCGCGCGCTACGCCCGGATCGTCCTCTTTCCCTGGCACCTCTCGAACGACTATTCCGGAGCTTCGATCGCGATCGAGACGAGCTTCCTCGCCTTCCGGCCGCTCGTCGGCATCGCGCTGCCGGTGGCCGGCCTCGTCCTGGCACTTCGAGGAAGGCGATCGGCGCTCCTGGTCGCCGTCGTGCTCCTCCCCTATCTCCTCGTCGGCAACCTCCTCGTTCCCGTCGGCGCGATCATGGCCGAGAGGTTCCTTTATCTCCCCGTGGCCGGCCTGGCGCTTCTCGCCGCGGCGCTCCTCGACCGGTGGGACGGCCGAGCGGCCCCTGGCGTCACCGGCGTCCTCGTCGCCTTCCTCGCCGTTCACATGTTCGCGCGCGCGATCGAATGGCGGAGCGACGCGACGATCTTCGCCGCGACCGAGCGGAACAACCCCGGGAGCCCGCGCGCCCCGTACTGGCTCGGCTCGATCGCGGAAGAGCGCGGCGACATGGACGCGGCCTCACGAGAGCTCGACAAGGCGATCCGCAACTGGCCCGCGTTCGCGCCTGCATGGCTCGACAAGGGCTTGGTCCTTGCCCGCCGCGGACGGCTCGACGAGGCGCGCGGCGCCTTCGCCGAGGCGGTGCGCCTCGAGCCGCAGTGGGCGCAGGCCCACCTCGACCTTGCTCTGGCGCTCCACCGTGCCGGCGACCCCACGTCGGCGCTCAAGGCGGCGCGCAAAGCGACGCTCGCCGATCCTGCCGACGCCAAGGCGTGGGCGGAGGCCGGGCATCTCTTCTACGAGACGGAGGACTTCGCCGGCGCCGCGGCCGCCTACCGGCATGCGGTCGATCTCGGCCGTTCGGATCTGGCGGCGCGCCTGAGGGACGCCGCGTCGCGTCGCTAG
- a CDS encoding CoA ester lyase, with the protein MTRAPRSVLYVPASNERRLEKAVSAGADLIIVDLEDGVAPAEKDAAREHVRQAVDRGLLGGRPWMLRVNAGPIGPPPADLTLVGYAHPPAVVLPKAEDPQRAGMLAARFAEHGTATALMIESARGVASAKDLAGAHPSVRMLILGSADLRLSLGARPDERRSWERHALGEIVIAARMHGAAAIDSVYFHYRDDEGLKRHAVIARDLGFDGKSCIHPSQIEPIHEVYARAPEEIAWAERVLAAWRDGEGDAHGIVTVDGEMIEALHVTVARRILGEA; encoded by the coding sequence ATGACCCGCGCGCCGCGCAGCGTGCTCTACGTCCCCGCTTCGAACGAGAGGCGGCTCGAGAAGGCCGTCTCGGCCGGCGCCGATCTGATCATCGTCGACCTCGAGGACGGCGTCGCTCCGGCCGAGAAGGACGCGGCGCGCGAGCACGTGCGGCAGGCGGTCGATCGCGGGCTCCTCGGCGGGCGTCCGTGGATGCTCCGCGTCAACGCCGGCCCGATCGGCCCCCCTCCGGCCGACCTGACCCTCGTCGGCTACGCGCACCCGCCCGCGGTGGTGCTCCCGAAGGCCGAAGATCCGCAACGGGCGGGCATGCTCGCCGCGCGATTCGCCGAGCACGGAACGGCGACGGCGCTCATGATCGAGAGCGCGCGCGGCGTGGCCTCCGCCAAGGATCTCGCGGGCGCGCACCCGAGCGTAAGGATGCTCATCCTGGGGTCGGCCGATCTCCGTCTTTCGCTCGGCGCGCGTCCCGACGAGAGGCGGAGCTGGGAGCGGCACGCGCTCGGCGAGATCGTGATCGCGGCGCGCATGCACGGCGCTGCCGCGATCGACTCCGTCTACTTCCATTACCGCGACGACGAGGGCCTGAAGCGTCACGCCGTGATCGCCCGCGACCTCGGCTTCGACGGGAAGAGCTGCATCCACCCGTCACAGATCGAGCCGATCCACGAGGTCTACGCGCGCGCCCCGGAGGAGATCGCGTGGGCCGAGCGCGTGCTCGCCGCTTGGCGCGACGGGGAAGGCGACGCGCACGGGATCGTGACCGTGGACGGCGAGATGATCGAGGCGCTCCACGTCACCGTCGCCCGCAGGATCTTGGGCGAAGCCTAG
- the amrS gene encoding AmmeMemoRadiSam system radical SAM enzyme — MARRLVPEMVSVAEALEQRTATAAPALALTLPERRVRCLACAHRCVVLPGLDGICRVRSNREGTLRVPRGYVAALQIDPIEKKPFFHALPGASVLSFGMLGCDLHCAYCQNWVTSQTLRDPAASGGPRDVGADDLVAAAEARGCPVLVSTYNEPLITAEWAAEVFSAAKAAGLVCGFVSNGHATPEVLAYLRPHLDLYKVDLKGFRNEHYRDLGGRIAPVLDTIRSLKESGIWLEIVTLLIPGVNDDPAEIADLTSFLASVSPDIPWHVTAFHPDYKMTGTRATTASDLLRAAETGRAAGLRFVYAGNLPGAVGTHEDTRCPSCGATLVARRGYAVEVRALTPGGACAACGSSIAGYWQGRAA; from the coding sequence ATGGCACGCCGCCTCGTCCCCGAGATGGTTTCCGTTGCCGAGGCGCTGGAGCAACGCACCGCCACGGCCGCGCCCGCGCTCGCCCTGACCCTTCCCGAGCGCAGGGTCCGGTGCCTGGCGTGCGCCCACCGGTGCGTCGTCCTCCCCGGCCTCGACGGCATCTGCCGGGTCCGGTCGAACCGCGAGGGAACCCTCCGCGTGCCACGCGGCTACGTCGCCGCCTTGCAGATCGACCCGATCGAGAAGAAGCCGTTCTTTCACGCGCTCCCCGGTGCTTCGGTCCTGTCGTTCGGCATGCTCGGCTGCGACCTGCATTGCGCATACTGCCAGAACTGGGTGACCTCGCAGACCCTCCGCGACCCGGCGGCGTCCGGCGGCCCGCGTGACGTCGGCGCCGATGACCTCGTCGCCGCCGCCGAGGCGCGAGGCTGTCCCGTCCTCGTCTCGACGTACAACGAGCCGCTCATCACCGCGGAGTGGGCGGCGGAGGTCTTCTCCGCAGCGAAGGCCGCGGGACTCGTCTGCGGGTTCGTCTCGAACGGGCACGCGACGCCGGAGGTCCTCGCCTACCTCCGTCCGCACCTCGATCTCTACAAGGTCGACCTCAAGGGCTTCCGGAACGAGCACTACCGCGATCTCGGCGGCCGCATCGCTCCGGTCCTCGACACGATCCGCAGCCTGAAGGAGAGCGGGATCTGGCTCGAGATCGTCACGCTCCTCATCCCGGGCGTGAACGACGATCCGGCGGAGATCGCCGACCTCACGTCCTTCCTGGCGTCGGTGTCGCCGGACATCCCGTGGCACGTCACCGCGTTCCATCCCGACTACAAGATGACCGGGACGCGCGCGACGACCGCGTCGGATCTCCTCCGCGCGGCCGAGACCGGACGCGCGGCGGGCCTGCGATTCGTCTATGCCGGAAATCTGCCGGGCGCGGTCGGCACCCATGAAGACACGCGGTGCCCGTCGTGCGGGGCGACGCTCGTCGCGCGGCGCGGCTATGCGGTCGAGGTTCGCGCGCTCACGCCCGGAGGCGCGTGCGCGGCCTGCGGCAGCTCGATCGCCGGGTACTGGCAGGGGCGGGCGGCATGA
- a CDS encoding tetratricopeptide repeat protein, which translates to MSRSLKHALFAAAVATALYLPSLRFGFTYDDAAVVENQPQITGHAWGAMLVSPYHTGATTRTPTGLYRPLATLSLAANHAVSGLHPWSYHLLNVLLHALVAALVVALGAALGLPPQASLVAGLAFAVHPVHVEPVANVAGRAELLSSAFAAAALALYLQGRRVAASVLALAACFSKENAVTLAGIVLLWEVVNRAPLRAALRRAAVVIIPAVAYLLVRVAVLGGLTVPAASVTAVENPVVGLHGLARAGTLLATFARAAALVLTPLRLAPDYGFADTVASRSLLSPGPLAGLAVLAALTAGIVWAWRPAPRVAFLFGASAIAYAIVSNVLVVIGTILGDRLLYFPSVFLCLLFGIAVARISGWASWTLAAIVLAALTVRAAIYLPKWRDDTTLFAYAARVAPDSVRSVGSWGALLAESGKLEEARPLLDRAVALAPDFIPARLNRAAAEMMAGDLDAAEADARHVLSLDPDDPMARRQLAAIAARR; encoded by the coding sequence GTGAGCCGCTCCCTGAAGCACGCCCTCTTCGCCGCCGCGGTCGCGACGGCGCTCTACCTGCCGTCGCTCCGGTTCGGCTTCACCTACGACGACGCCGCGGTCGTCGAGAACCAACCGCAGATCACCGGCCACGCCTGGGGAGCGATGCTCGTCTCGCCCTACCACACGGGCGCCACGACGCGGACGCCGACCGGCCTCTACCGGCCCCTGGCGACCCTGTCCCTTGCTGCGAACCACGCGGTGAGCGGACTCCACCCGTGGAGCTACCACCTGCTCAACGTCCTCCTCCACGCGCTCGTCGCGGCGCTCGTCGTCGCGCTCGGCGCGGCGCTGGGGCTGCCTCCGCAGGCCTCCCTCGTCGCCGGCCTGGCGTTCGCCGTCCACCCGGTCCACGTCGAGCCGGTCGCGAACGTCGCCGGCCGCGCCGAGCTCCTCTCCTCGGCGTTCGCCGCCGCCGCGCTCGCTCTCTACCTGCAAGGCCGGCGCGTCGCGGCCTCTGTCCTCGCCCTCGCTGCCTGCTTCTCGAAGGAGAACGCGGTCACGCTCGCCGGCATCGTCCTTCTGTGGGAGGTCGTCAATCGTGCTCCGCTCCGGGCCGCGCTCAGGCGCGCTGCGGTCGTGATCATCCCGGCCGTCGCCTACCTCCTCGTCCGCGTCGCGGTGCTCGGCGGCCTGACCGTTCCCGCGGCGTCGGTGACCGCGGTCGAGAATCCGGTCGTCGGCCTTCACGGCCTCGCGCGCGCGGGCACGCTTCTCGCGACCTTCGCACGCGCGGCCGCGCTCGTCCTCACCCCCCTCCGCCTCGCGCCGGATTACGGCTTCGCGGACACGGTCGCCTCGCGCTCGCTCCTTTCGCCGGGCCCGCTCGCGGGCCTCGCCGTGCTCGCCGCGCTCACCGCGGGGATCGTCTGGGCCTGGCGCCCTGCGCCCCGCGTTGCGTTCCTCTTCGGCGCGAGCGCGATCGCCTACGCGATCGTGTCGAACGTGCTCGTCGTCATCGGGACGATCCTCGGCGACCGGCTCCTCTACTTTCCCTCGGTCTTCCTGTGCCTCCTCTTCGGCATTGCCGTGGCGAGGATCTCGGGGTGGGCGTCCTGGACGTTGGCCGCGATCGTCCTCGCCGCTCTCACGGTCCGCGCCGCGATCTACCTACCGAAGTGGCGCGACGACACGACGCTCTTCGCGTATGCGGCGCGTGTCGCGCCCGACAGCGTGCGGAGCGTCGGAAGCTGGGGCGCGCTCCTCGCCGAGTCCGGAAAGCTCGAGGAGGCGCGCCCCTTGCTCGATCGCGCCGTCGCGCTCGCGCCCGATTTCATCCCCGCGCGCCTGAACCGCGCCGCCGCCGAGATGATGGCGGGAGACCTCGACGCCGCCGAGGCCGACGCGCGTCATGTCCTGAGTCTCGACCCGGACGACCCGATGGCGCGGCGGCAGCTCGCCGCGATCGCCGCGCGGCGCTAG